In one window of Notolabrus celidotus isolate fNotCel1 chromosome 15, fNotCel1.pri, whole genome shotgun sequence DNA:
- the LOC117826711 gene encoding NLR family CARD domain-containing protein 3-like, producing MSVRLEEEEDRAESPGPSCLSLKSDRSKDDFINFSPEAGPSDSQFRSKGQRAESPGPSCGALKTDWSKDHPPDLSNEPGTSYVSLKTDLSKDEPLLFSNEPGPSDSQGRKRSPVSVEEQPSCCAVCQDVLKDLVSTSCGHWFCRQCLASYWDQSGSPGDSSCPQCVNGSRTRPGSETASESSPEHKPGGLQEVLKEHKTSLRRRSERVTEGSDETGSRTLLNRIYTELYITEGQSEEVNTQHEVSQLETASKKKILQDTPIKCQDIFRALPGQQKLIRVVLTVGVAGIGKTFSVQKFTLDWAEGSENQDLSLLVLLSFRELNLIRDERYSLLQLLHDFHPTLQKVPAETLAVFKLVFIFDGLDESRLSLDFNNTQVVSDVTQESSVDLLLTNLIKGNLLPSALVCITSRPAAANQIPPSRVDRVTEVRGFTDAQKEEYFRKRFRDEDLSSRIISHIKTSRSLHIMCRIPVFSWITATVLEHMISTEQRGELPKTLTDMYSHFLLVQTKRKRKKYAEGPETSPQELMEADREVLLKLGRLAFEHLEEGNIMFYQEDLERCGLDVTEASVYSGLCTEIFKREFVIFQKTVYCFVHLSVQEFLAAVYMFHCSTSRNKAVLEEQDRNKAVLKASQKEQDKNKAALEALLEEQDRNTAALEEQDRNKAALEEQDRNKAALEEQDRNKAALEEQDRNKAALEEQDRNKAAMEEQDRNKAALEEQDRNKAALEEQDRNKAALEEQDRNKAVLGAFLEEPHRNSEALEALLKEQGRNTAAWNSLLEEQERNKAALEAVLEEQDGNKAAQEASLEEQDRNKAALEALLDKQDGNKVALDALLEEQERNKAALEALLEEQDKVSTLEDLLKGAMMKALRSENGHLDLFVRFLHGLSLESNRRLLGGLLGHTDNSPEMIQRVINNLKEMNSDQISPDRMINIFHCLTEMKDLSVHQEIQEFLKSENRSDRLSEIQCSALAYMLQMSEEFLDELDLEKYNTSREGRWRLIPAVRNCRKARLTGCDLVETHCEVVASALKSNPSHLRELDMTLNHLQDSGVDLLSAGLKSPHCRLGTLRLSLCSLSEISCASLASALKSNPSHLRELDLGDNEELQDSGVEQLCGFLESPLCRLETLGLSCCSLSEISCASLASALKSNPSHLRELDLRGNKLQDSEVKQLSDLVESPLYTLQTLKSVQCCGPFMLVSDVM from the exons ATGAGTGTTCgtttagaggaggaggaggacagagcagagtctcctggacccagctgtctgtctctgaagaGTGACCGGTCCAAAGATGATTTTATAAACTTCAGTCCTGAAGCTGGACCCTCAGACTCACA atttAGGTCAAagggacagagagcagagtctcctggacccagctgtggggCTCTGAAGACTGACTGGTCTAAAGATCATCCTCCAGACCTCAGTAATGAACCTGGAACCAGCTATGTGTCCCTGAAGACTGACCTGTCCAAAGATGAACCTCTGCTCTTCAGTAATGAACCGGGACCCTCAGACTCACA ggggaggaagaggagtcctgtctctgtggaggagcagccgtcctgctgtgctgtgtgtcagGACGTCCTGAAGGATCTGGTCTCTACCAGCTGTGGACACTGGTTCTGCAGACAGTGCCTCGCCTCATACTGGGACCAGTCTGGTTCACCAGGAGACTCCTCCTGTCCTCAGTGTGTAAACGGGTCAAGAACAAGACCTGGATCTGAGACAGCCAGTGAGAGCAGCCCTGAACACA AGCCTGGTGGTCTGCAGGAGGTTTTAAAGGAACACAAGACCAGTCTGAGGAGGAGATCTGAACGTGTGACTGAAGGAAgtgatgaaacaggaagtagaacccTCCTCAACAGGATCTACActgagctctacatcacagagggacagagtgaaGAGGTGAATACCCAACATGAGGTGAGCCAGCTTGAGACCGCCTCCAAGAAGAAGATCCTCCAGGACACTCCCATCAAGTGCCAGGACATCTTCAGAGCCTTACCTGGTCAACAGAAACTCATCAGAGTGGTTCTGACAGTCGGCGTCGCTGGGATTGGAAAAACCTTCTCAGtgcagaagttcactctggactgggcaGAGGGCTCAGAGAACCAAgacctcagtctgctggttctgcttTCATTCAGGGAGCTGAACCTGATCAGAGATGAGCGGTacagtctcctccagctgctccatgaTTTCCATCCAACATTACAGAAGGTCCCAGCAGAGACGCTGGCTGTCTTTAAACTGGTGTTCATATTTGACGGCCTGGACGAAAGCAGACTGTCTCTGGATTTCAACAACACTCAGGTTGTGTCTGACGTCACACAGGAGTCGTCTGTAGACCTGCTGTTAACAAACCTCATCAAAGGGAATCTGCTCCCCTCAGCTCTGGTCTGCATCACTTCTCGACccgcagcagccaatcagatccctccttCACGCGTTGACAGGGTAACAGAAGTCCGAGGCTTCACTGACGCCcagaaggaggagtacttcaggaaGAGGTTCAGGGATGAAGATCTGTCCAGCAGAATCATCTCACACATCAAGACCTCCAggagcctccacatcatgtgtcGGATCCCGGTCTTCagctggatcactgctacagttctggagcACATGATaagcacagagcagagaggagagctgcccaAGACCCTGACTGACATGTACTCACACTTCCTGCTGGTCCAgaccaagaggaagaggaagaagtacGCTGAGGGTCCTGAGACCAGTCCTCAGGAGCTGATGGAGGCTGACAGGGAAGTTCTCCTGAAGCTGGGCAGGCTGGCGTTTGAACATCTGGAGGAAGGAAACATCATGTTCTACCAAGAAGACCTGGAGCGCTGTGGTCTGGATGTCACAGAGGCCTCGGTGTACTCAGGACTTTGTACAGAGATCTTCAAAAGAGAGTTTGTGATCTTCCAGAAAACAGTCTACTGCTTTGTTCATCTgagcgttcaggagtttctggctgcagTCTACATGTTCCACTGTTCCACAAGCAGGAACAAAGCAGTACTGGAGGAACAAGACAGGAACAAAGCAGTACTGAAGGCTTCACAGAAGGAACAAGACAAGAACAAAGCAGCACTGGAGGCTTTACTGGAGGAACAAGACAGGAACACAGCAGCACTGGAGGAACAAGACAGGAACAAAGCAGCACTGGAGGAACAAGACAGGAACAAAGCAGCACTTGAGGAACAAGACAGGAACAAAGCAGCACTGGAGGAACAAGACAGGAACAAAGCAGCACTGGAGGAACAAGACAGGAACAAAGCAGCAATGGAGGAACAAGACAGGAACAAAGCAGCACTGGAGGAACAAGACAGGAACAAAGCAGCACTGGAGGAACAAGACAGGAACAAAGCAGCACTGGAGGAACAAGACAGGAACAAAGCAGTACTGGGGGCTTTTCTGGAGGAACCACACAGGAACTCAGAAGCACTGGAGGCTTTACTGAAGGAACAAGGCAGGAACACAGCAGCATGGAATTCTTTACTGGAGGAACAAGAAAGGAACAAAGCAGCACTGGAGGCTGTACTGGAGGAACAAGATGGGAACAAAGCAGCACAGGAGGCTTCGCTGGAGGAACAAGACAGGAACAAAGCAGCACTGGAGGCTTTATTAGATAAACAAGATGGGAACAAAGTAGCACTGGATGCTTTACTGGAGGAACAAGAAAGGAACAAAGCAGCACTGGAGGCTTTACTGGAGGAACAAGACAAAGTTTCAACTCTAGAAGACCTCCTGAAAGGAGCTATGATGAAAGCCCTGAGAAGTGAAAATGGTCACCTGGACCTGTTTGTCCGCTTCCTTCATGGACTGTCTCTGGAGTCAAACCGGAGACTCTTAGGAGGTCTGCTGGGTCACACAGACAACAGTCCAGAGATGATCCAAAGAGTCATCAACAACCTGAAGGAGATGAACAGTGATCAGATCTCTCCTGACAGAATGATCAACATCTTCCATTGTCTGACAGAGATGAAGGACCTCTCAGTCCATCAGGAGATCCAAGAGTTCCTGAAGTCAGAGAACAGATCAGACAGACTCTCTGAGATCCAGTGCTCTGCTCTGGCCTACATGCTTCAGATGTCAGAGGAGTTCCTGGATGAGTTAGATCTGGAGAAGTACAACACATCAAGAGAGGGACGATGGAGACTGATTCCAGctgtgaggaactgcaggaaggCTCG ACTTACAGGCTGTGACCTCGTAGAGACTCACTGTGAAGTTgtggcctctgctctgaagtccaacccctcccatctgagagagctggacatGACTCTCAAccacctgcaggattcaggagtggatCTTCTGTCAGCTGGACTGAAGAGTCCTCACTGCAGACTGGGGACTCTGAG attgagtctctgcagtttgtcagagatcagctgtgcttctctggcgtctgctctgaagtccaacccctcccatctgagagagctggacctgggTGACAACGAGGAGCttcaggattcaggagtggagcagctgtgtggttttctggagagtccactctgcagactggagactctggG gTTGAGTTgctgcagtttgtcagagatcagctgtgcttctctggcctctgctctgaagtccaacccctcccatctgagagagctggacctgagagGAAACAAGCTGCAGGATTCAGAAGTGAAGCAGCTGTCTGATCTTGTGGAGAGTCCCCTCTACACACTGCAGACTCTGAAGTCAGTACAGTGTTGTGGTCCGTTCATGCTGGTTTCAGATGTAATGTAA